A single Muntiacus reevesi chromosome 9, mMunRee1.1, whole genome shotgun sequence DNA region contains:
- the LOC136175288 gene encoding olfactory receptor 10AG1-like, with product MEYKLRTEKSNITAMMEFILLGFSDIPNFQRILFGIFLVLYLTILTCNSVIVLVTRIDPTLQTPMYFFLNHFSILEICYVTVTIPRMLTDLLSQKGRISFIACATQMCLVLLFGGLECLLLAVMAYDCYLAICNPLHYGLTMSPQVCVQLVTASWVSGVPVVIGQTWQVFSLPFCGSTTINHFFCDLPPVFKLACGDTFVNQIAVYVVAVVFIMVPFLLIVVSYGKIISNILKLQSARGGAKAFSTCSSHLTVVVLFYGTASTTYLQPKPNQSEETGKLISLFYTVLIPTLNPIIYTLRNKDITVALRKLLRKLST from the coding sequence ATGGAGTACaaattaagaacagaaaaatcaaaCATCACTGCAATGATGGAATTTATCCTCCTGGGATTTTCTGATATTCCCAATTTCCAACGGATtctttttgggatatttttagtCCTCTATCTGACCATCCTGACGTGCAATAGTGTCATTGTGCTGGTAACAAGAATTGACCCCACTCTCCAgacccccatgtactttttcctcaaccacttttccattttagaaatCTGTTATGTAACTGTCACTATCCCAAGAATGCTCACAGACCTCCTGAGCCAGAAAGGCCGCATTTCTTTCATTGCCTGTGCTACACAGATGTGTTTGGTCCTTCTGTTTGGAGGTTTAGAGTGTCTCCTCCTGGCCGTGATGGCCTACGACTGCTACCTGGCCATCTGTAACCCTCTTCACTATGGTCTGACCATGAGCCCCCAGGTCTGCGTCCAgctggtcactgcctcctgggtCAGTGGAGTTCCTGTTGTAATTGGGCAAACATGGCAGGTTTTCTCTCTGCCCTTCTGTGGGTCGACCACAATCAATCATTTTTTCTGTGACCTCCCCCCAGTGTTCAAGCTTGCTTGTGGGGACACATTTGTGAACCAGATAGCAGTCTATGTAGTTGCAGTGGTGTTCATCATGGTTCCATTTCTGCTGATTGTTGTCTCCTATGGCAAAATCATCTCCAACATTCTGAAATTGCAATCCGCCAGAGGGGGGGCTAAAGCCTTCTCCACTTGCTCGTCCCACCTCACCGTGGTGGTCTTATTCTACGGCACAGCCTCTACCACCTATTTACAACCCAAGCCGAATCAATCTGAAGAAACTGGGAAGCTGATCTCTCTTTTCTACACAGTTTTGATCCCAACGTTGAATCCCATTATATATACGCTGAGGAACAAAGATATCACCGTGGCACTGAGAAAACTACTAAGAAAATTGTCAACCTGA